The following are encoded in a window of Cupriavidus oxalaticus genomic DNA:
- a CDS encoding cell division protein ZipA C-terminal FtsZ-binding domain-containing protein: MTLNMDLQTALIVAGLVFLVLLFGYNQWQIRKARRPRELSAEDDLPPMREPVVGQATAPETAARLHEAAADSVQRREPTLAPGTPAASSQPNHVAAAAAAAASTADADEAVAEEVAVAAGVAQAEPTSAEGDEGDEGDEGEAVSVPAPSPAVAAAPVPAAAPAPVPAPAPASVAAVPDGQPAPAVVDPLIDCIVPLHLERKASGDRILPLTGRLRRAGTKQVHIEGLRAEANAWEPVTAGHQYEDLQVGVQLANRSGPLNALEFSEFITAVESLAEALDASADLPDMSETVANARELDGFAAGSDVQLGVNVISDGAPWSAAYVQNVATQDGLVLSRDGTRFIRYQANAEGVQRPLFTLQFGDTNFLRDDLTVKSGRQITLLLDVPLADQGARPFKTVCEYGNTLAQRMGAQLVDDNMRPLTEASFIAIFSQLETLYQKLEARGMPAGSPVALRLFSV, translated from the coding sequence ATGACGCTGAACATGGACCTGCAGACCGCGCTGATCGTCGCGGGTTTGGTCTTCCTGGTGCTGCTGTTTGGCTACAACCAGTGGCAGATCCGCAAGGCGCGCCGTCCCCGCGAGCTGAGCGCCGAGGACGACCTGCCGCCGATGCGCGAGCCGGTGGTCGGCCAGGCCACCGCGCCGGAAACCGCGGCGCGGCTGCACGAGGCTGCCGCCGATTCGGTGCAGCGGCGCGAGCCGACGCTGGCGCCGGGCACGCCGGCAGCATCGTCGCAGCCCAACCACGTGGCCGCCGCTGCCGCGGCCGCAGCCAGTACCGCCGATGCCGACGAGGCCGTGGCGGAAGAAGTCGCGGTGGCTGCCGGCGTGGCACAGGCCGAGCCCACCAGCGCCGAGGGCGACGAGGGCGACGAGGGCGACGAGGGCGAGGCCGTATCCGTTCCGGCGCCGAGCCCTGCGGTGGCCGCTGCGCCGGTGCCCGCTGCGGCGCCTGCGCCCGTGCCTGCGCCTGCGCCTGCATCAGTCGCCGCTGTCCCCGATGGCCAGCCCGCGCCGGCCGTGGTCGATCCGCTGATCGACTGCATCGTGCCGCTGCACCTGGAGCGCAAGGCCTCCGGCGACCGCATCCTGCCGCTGACCGGCCGGCTGCGCCGCGCCGGCACCAAGCAGGTCCATATCGAGGGTTTGCGCGCCGAAGCCAATGCCTGGGAACCGGTCACCGCCGGCCACCAGTACGAAGACCTGCAGGTCGGCGTGCAGCTGGCCAACCGCAGCGGCCCGCTCAATGCGCTGGAGTTCTCCGAGTTCATCACGGCGGTGGAATCGCTGGCCGAGGCGCTCGACGCTTCCGCCGACCTGCCCGACATGAGCGAGACCGTGGCCAACGCGCGCGAGCTCGATGGCTTTGCTGCCGGCAGCGACGTGCAGCTGGGCGTCAACGTGATTTCCGACGGCGCGCCGTGGTCGGCCGCCTACGTGCAGAACGTGGCCACCCAGGACGGGCTGGTGCTGTCGCGCGACGGCACGCGCTTTATCCGCTACCAGGCCAATGCCGAAGGCGTGCAGCGCCCGCTGTTCACGCTGCAGTTCGGCGATACCAACTTCCTGCGCGACGACCTGACGGTCAAGTCGGGGCGCCAGATCACGCTGCTGCTCGACGTGCCGCTGGCGGACCAGGGCGCCAGGCCGTTCAAGACGGTATGCGAGTACGGCAACACGCTGGCCCAGCGCATGGGCGCGCAGCTGGTCGACGACAACATGCGTCCGCTGACCGAGGCTTCGTTCATCGCCATCTTCAGCCAGCTGGAAACCCTGTACCAGAAGCTGGAAGCGCGCGGCATGCCAGCCGGCTCGCCGGTGGCGCTGCGCTTGTTCAGCGTCTAG
- the smc gene encoding chromosome segregation protein SMC, giving the protein MRLSSIKLAGFKSFVDPTNFQVPGQLVGIVGPNGCGKSNIIDAVRWVLGESRASELRGESMQDVIFNGSTARKQAGRASVELVFDNAEGRAAGQWSQYAEVAVKRVLTRDGTSSYYINNQPVRRRDIQDIFLGTGLGPRAYAIIGQGMISRIIEAKPDDMRIFLEEAAGVSKYKERRRETENRLSDTRENLTRVEDILRELGTNLEKLEGQAEVAQRFKTLQSDGEEKQHLLWLLRKREAQVEQERHQRAIEQAQIDLEAQTAQLRHVEAELETMRAAHYAASDGMHAAQGALYEANAEVSKLEAEIRYVVESRNRVQAQIAALTAQREQWQGKAEQATDELAQAEENLAVAEGRTVEAQEAVAHKNDELPTLEAQWRDAQQLLNEQRAGIMQAEQALKLEAAQQRSADQMLQQLEQRRERLSAEEKGLDRPDETRLEQARAELAEQEALVEEAQAVLADAEESVPRLDEERRAAQARVHSEAAAIAALEARLHALRQLQENVQTDGKVQPWLAKHELAELPRLWKKVHIEPGWENALESVLREKLNALEVSNLDWVKAFLSDAPPAKLAFYSPPAAARPLETPAGLRPLMSLVQITEPGIRAVMQDWLADIFVATDVAQALAARGTLPEGASFVVAEGHLVGRNAIQIYAADSEQAGMLAREQEIENLQKQARAQALLSDEAKTQAVRAEAAYTQASQALGEARTRAEQATRRVHALQMDVLKLSQAMERYAARSGQIREELEEIHAQIEEQRAIRAESEASFEQHDAALAEMQASHEDQQMAFEALDSKLSGARHQLRDFERAAQEALFAERNLASRIEELRRNIQVAADQAERIAESLENARAELETINEQTAHTGLQDALELRAEKEEKLTVARTELDALSAQLRQFDEQRLAAERSLQPLRDRITELQLKEQAARLNQEQFSEQLTTAQVDEAGLAHKLTGDLKPSYLQGEVTRINNAINALGPVNMAALDELAAARERKTFLDAQSADLNDAINTLEDAIAKIDQETRALLQGTFDQVNHHFGELFPSLFGGGQARLIMTGEEILDAGVQVMAQPPGKKNSTIHLLSGGEKALTAIALVFAMFQLNPAPFCLLDEVDAPLDDANTERYANMVARMSDKTQFVFISHNKIAMEMAHQLIGVTMQEQGVSRIVAVDMDAAVSMAEAA; this is encoded by the coding sequence GTGCGACTATCCTCGATCAAGCTGGCGGGCTTCAAGTCATTTGTCGATCCCACCAATTTCCAAGTGCCCGGCCAGCTGGTCGGCATCGTAGGGCCCAACGGCTGCGGCAAGTCGAACATCATCGATGCGGTGCGCTGGGTGCTGGGCGAGTCACGCGCCTCGGAGTTGCGTGGCGAGTCCATGCAGGACGTCATCTTCAACGGTTCCACCGCCCGCAAGCAGGCGGGCCGCGCCAGCGTCGAACTGGTGTTCGACAACGCCGAGGGCCGCGCCGCCGGCCAGTGGAGCCAGTACGCCGAAGTGGCGGTCAAGCGCGTGCTGACCCGCGACGGCACCTCGTCCTACTACATCAACAACCAGCCGGTGCGCCGGCGCGACATCCAGGACATCTTCCTGGGCACGGGCCTGGGCCCGCGCGCCTACGCCATCATCGGGCAGGGCATGATCTCGCGCATCATCGAGGCCAAGCCCGATGACATGCGCATCTTCCTGGAAGAAGCGGCGGGAGTATCCAAGTACAAGGAACGCCGCCGCGAGACGGAGAACCGCCTGTCCGACACGCGCGAGAACCTGACCCGCGTCGAGGACATCCTGCGCGAACTCGGCACCAACCTGGAAAAGCTGGAAGGCCAGGCCGAAGTCGCCCAGCGCTTCAAGACGCTGCAGTCCGATGGCGAAGAAAAGCAGCACCTGCTGTGGCTGCTGCGCAAGCGCGAGGCACAGGTCGAGCAGGAACGCCACCAGCGCGCCATCGAGCAGGCCCAGATCGACCTGGAAGCGCAGACCGCGCAGCTGCGCCACGTCGAGGCCGAGCTGGAAACCATGCGCGCCGCGCACTATGCCGCATCGGACGGCATGCACGCGGCGCAGGGCGCGCTGTATGAAGCCAATGCCGAGGTCAGCAAGCTCGAGGCCGAGATCCGCTACGTGGTGGAATCGCGCAACCGCGTGCAGGCGCAGATCGCCGCGCTGACCGCGCAGCGGGAGCAGTGGCAGGGCAAGGCCGAGCAGGCCACCGACGAACTGGCGCAGGCCGAGGAAAACCTGGCCGTGGCCGAAGGCCGCACGGTCGAGGCGCAGGAGGCCGTCGCGCACAAGAACGACGAGCTGCCGACGCTGGAAGCGCAGTGGCGCGATGCCCAGCAGCTGCTCAACGAGCAGCGCGCCGGCATCATGCAGGCCGAGCAGGCGCTCAAGCTCGAAGCCGCGCAGCAGCGCAGCGCCGACCAGATGCTGCAGCAGCTGGAACAGCGCCGCGAACGCCTGTCGGCGGAAGAGAAGGGCCTGGATCGTCCCGACGAGACTCGCCTGGAACAGGCCCGCGCCGAGCTGGCCGAGCAGGAAGCGCTGGTCGAGGAAGCCCAGGCCGTGCTGGCCGATGCCGAGGAAAGCGTGCCGCGCCTCGATGAAGAGCGACGCGCCGCACAGGCGCGCGTGCACAGCGAAGCCGCCGCGATTGCCGCGCTCGAAGCGCGCCTGCATGCACTGCGCCAGCTGCAGGAGAACGTGCAGACCGACGGCAAGGTGCAGCCCTGGCTGGCGAAGCACGAACTGGCCGAGTTGCCGCGCCTGTGGAAGAAGGTCCATATCGAGCCGGGCTGGGAAAACGCGCTGGAATCCGTGCTGCGCGAGAAGCTGAACGCGCTGGAAGTGTCCAACCTGGACTGGGTCAAGGCCTTCCTGAGCGACGCGCCGCCGGCCAAGCTGGCGTTCTACTCGCCCCCGGCCGCGGCCCGTCCGCTCGAAACGCCGGCGGGGCTGCGTCCGCTGATGTCGCTGGTGCAGATCACCGAGCCGGGCATCCGCGCGGTGATGCAGGACTGGCTGGCCGATATCTTCGTCGCCACCGACGTGGCGCAGGCGCTGGCCGCGCGCGGCACGCTGCCCGAAGGCGCGTCGTTCGTGGTGGCGGAGGGCCATCTGGTCGGCCGCAACGCGATCCAGATCTACGCCGCGGATTCCGAGCAGGCCGGCATGCTGGCGCGCGAGCAGGAAATCGAAAACCTGCAGAAGCAGGCGCGCGCGCAGGCGCTGCTGTCGGACGAGGCCAAGACCCAGGCCGTGCGCGCCGAGGCCGCCTACACGCAGGCCAGCCAGGCGCTGGGCGAGGCCCGCACGCGCGCCGAGCAGGCCACGCGCCGCGTGCATGCGCTGCAGATGGACGTGCTCAAGCTGTCGCAGGCGATGGAGCGCTATGCCGCGCGCAGCGGCCAGATCCGCGAGGAGCTGGAAGAAATCCACGCGCAGATCGAAGAGCAGCGCGCGATCCGCGCCGAATCCGAAGCCAGCTTCGAGCAGCACGACGCCGCGCTGGCCGAGATGCAGGCCTCGCACGAAGACCAGCAGATGGCCTTCGAGGCGCTGGACAGCAAGCTGTCGGGCGCGCGCCACCAGCTGCGCGACTTCGAGCGCGCCGCGCAGGAAGCGCTCTTTGCCGAGCGCAACCTGGCGAGCCGCATCGAAGAGCTGCGCCGCAATATCCAGGTCGCGGCCGACCAGGCCGAGCGCATCGCCGAATCGCTGGAAAACGCGCGCGCCGAGCTGGAAACCATCAACGAGCAGACCGCGCATACCGGCCTGCAGGACGCGCTGGAGCTGCGCGCCGAGAAGGAAGAAAAGCTCACCGTCGCGCGCACCGAACTCGATGCGCTGTCGGCGCAGCTGCGCCAGTTCGACGAGCAGCGCCTGGCCGCCGAGCGCAGCCTGCAGCCGCTGCGCGACCGCATCACCGAACTGCAGCTCAAGGAACAGGCCGCGCGCCTGAACCAGGAGCAGTTCAGCGAGCAGCTGACCACGGCGCAGGTCGACGAGGCAGGGCTGGCGCACAAGCTCACCGGCGACCTGAAGCCGTCATACCTGCAGGGCGAAGTCACGCGCATCAACAACGCCATCAATGCGCTGGGCCCGGTCAACATGGCCGCGCTGGATGAACTGGCGGCGGCGCGCGAGCGCAAGACCTTCCTCGATGCGCAGTCGGCCGACCTGAACGACGCCATCAACACGCTCGAAGACGCGATCGCCAAGATCGACCAGGAAACCCGTGCGCTGCTGCAGGGCACCTTCGACCAGGTCAACCACCATTTCGGCGAGCTGTTCCCGTCGCTGTTCGGCGGCGGCCAGGCGCGCCTGATCATGACCGGCGAGGAAATCCTCGATGCCGGCGTGCAGGTGATGGCGCAGCCCCCGGGCAAGAAGAACTCGACCATCCACCTGCTGTCGGGCGGCGAGAAGGCGCTGACCGCAATCGCGCTGGTGTTTGCGATGTTCCAGCTCAACCCGGCGCCGTTCTGCCTGCTGGACGAGGTGGACGCGCCGCTGGACGATGCCAACACCGAGCGCTATGCCAACATGGTGGCGCGCATGTCGGACAAGACTCAATTCGTTTTCATCTCACATAACAAGATCGCCATGGAAATGGCTCATCAACTCATTGGCGTAACCATGCAGGAGCAGGGCGTTTCGCGGATCGTGGCCGTGGATATGGACGCGGCGGTTTCGATGGCGGAGGCAGCATGA
- a CDS encoding carboxypeptidase regulatory-like domain-containing protein translates to MGSFLRNARCLQLAVLSLLSVPVFSVFAYEVAPVSGGGKIEGKVTFQGTVPIRKIIPTKDREVCGGPRDEPQVRVGAGKGVQDAVVYLKEVPKGKPWGAADKVPVLDQEHCIFKPAVQVIRPGKLEVANSDPVLHNTHGFYGQRTAFNLALPEKGVRITRELPRPGLVRVECDAHGWMLAHIYVADSPYYALTGEDGSFRIDDIPPGNYTLVASQHYTGDTETPVTVTGGQTAKLTIELKKK, encoded by the coding sequence ATGGGTTCCTTTCTTCGCAACGCTCGCTGCCTGCAACTGGCAGTACTCAGCCTGCTGAGTGTTCCCGTTTTTTCCGTTTTTGCCTATGAAGTCGCCCCGGTCAGCGGCGGCGGCAAGATCGAGGGCAAGGTCACCTTCCAGGGCACGGTCCCGATCCGCAAGATCATCCCCACCAAGGATCGCGAGGTCTGCGGCGGCCCGCGCGACGAACCCCAGGTTCGCGTCGGCGCCGGCAAGGGGGTCCAGGATGCCGTCGTCTATCTCAAGGAAGTCCCCAAGGGCAAGCCCTGGGGTGCGGCGGACAAGGTTCCCGTGCTCGACCAGGAACACTGCATCTTCAAGCCCGCGGTGCAGGTGATCCGGCCCGGCAAGCTGGAAGTCGCCAACTCCGATCCGGTCCTGCACAACACCCACGGTTTCTACGGCCAGCGCACCGCGTTCAACCTGGCGCTGCCCGAGAAAGGGGTCAGGATCACGCGCGAGCTGCCGCGGCCCGGGCTGGTCCGGGTCGAATGCGACGCGCATGGCTGGATGCTGGCCCACATCTATGTGGCGGACAGCCCGTACTACGCGCTGACGGGCGAAGACGGCAGCTTCCGCATCGATGACATTCCACCCGGCAACTACACCCTGGTCGCCTCGCAGCACTACACCGGCGACACCGAGACGCCAGTCACGGTCACCGGCGGCCAGACCGCGAAACTGACGATCGAACTCAAGAAGAAATAG
- a CDS encoding metallophosphoesterase family protein, with protein MNSLDSERRELHRTLAGSGDRPEGGAVWTRRTFLHHALFKGVAGAAACGFFPLLNTLDVAYGQTGQSFRFAWVSDTHLYPKELNSRFVEKTVRAFREVQAMNPPADFMIFGGDLAQLGDPVELQLGSELLKEVKIRKVFIPGEHDWYLDMGSTWNKMFGASPWTFDHKGVRVIGLNTIAGAPDFWTARKMTPKERMGHMATLDGTLGGAWSVIGEKQLRWLNSTLSNWPKSSPVILFTHTPLYEYYPPWNFWIRDWREAHEILKPYANVTNVHGHTHQVLYNEIGKVRSIGMLATSWPWPYAPEGVPLLTKPMVRADPGDHFDGVGWSILTMTPQGRVENEYKMWRKTVFADQPADSGTEDNRNQVLSPRIADRI; from the coding sequence ATGAACTCTCTCGACAGCGAACGACGCGAATTGCACCGGACCCTCGCCGGTTCGGGCGATCGCCCGGAAGGCGGCGCGGTGTGGACACGCCGCACCTTCCTGCACCATGCCCTGTTCAAAGGCGTGGCAGGCGCGGCCGCATGCGGGTTTTTCCCGCTCCTGAACACGCTCGACGTGGCCTACGGGCAGACCGGCCAGAGCTTCCGCTTCGCCTGGGTCTCCGACACGCACCTCTACCCCAAGGAGCTCAACTCCCGCTTCGTGGAGAAGACCGTGCGCGCCTTCAGGGAGGTGCAGGCCATGAACCCGCCGGCCGACTTCATGATCTTCGGCGGCGACCTGGCGCAGCTGGGCGACCCCGTCGAACTGCAGCTCGGCTCGGAACTGCTGAAGGAGGTGAAGATCCGCAAGGTCTTCATCCCCGGCGAGCACGACTGGTATCTCGACATGGGCTCGACGTGGAACAAGATGTTCGGCGCCTCGCCCTGGACCTTCGACCACAAGGGCGTGCGCGTGATCGGGCTGAACACGATCGCCGGCGCGCCGGACTTCTGGACCGCGCGCAAGATGACGCCGAAGGAACGCATGGGCCATATGGCCACGCTCGACGGCACGCTGGGCGGCGCGTGGTCGGTCATCGGCGAGAAGCAGCTGCGCTGGCTCAATTCGACGCTGTCGAACTGGCCCAAGAGCAGCCCGGTCATCCTGTTCACCCATACGCCGCTGTACGAGTACTACCCGCCGTGGAATTTCTGGATCCGCGACTGGCGCGAGGCGCATGAAATCCTCAAGCCCTACGCCAACGTCACCAACGTCCACGGCCATACGCACCAGGTGCTCTACAACGAGATCGGCAAGGTGCGCTCGATCGGCATGCTGGCCACCTCCTGGCCGTGGCCGTATGCGCCGGAAGGCGTGCCGCTGCTGACCAAGCCGATGGTCCGCGCCGATCCGGGCGACCACTTCGACGGCGTGGGCTGGAGCATCCTGACCATGACGCCGCAGGGACGGGTGGAAAACGAGTACAAGATGTGGCGCAAGACGGTGTTCGCCGACCAGCCGGCGGATTCCGGCACCGAGGACAACCGCAACCAGGTCCTCAGCCCGCGCATCGCCGACCGGATCTAG
- a CDS encoding cbb3-type cytochrome c oxidase subunit I: protein MTAARATSAASEAFPDLDSLIDRGLVLKWLYWGLFWLMFTPSIGVTISSLFNFPDYLGTSQYLTFGRLRPMHVNGVIFGAFSTLFIGLCHYLLPRLCGVPVWKGHWGHWLVWIWNLGLIAGMASLMLGYNQGLEAGEFPLAIDAVIFFVVSVTTVQFLMTIAHRREPQLYVAVWYLIGAFVWTVMNLVLGSFILPYAITGINSAAFHGLFIHYIVGLWITPAGYVLIYYFLPASVQNPVYSHKLSLVGFWSLALFYPFVGIHHYLYSPIADWAETLAIITSMLLIVPVWTVLQNFFGTMIGRWHTFTQNLTAKFLIMGSLMYLVGCFQGSTEALRSIQQPTHFSDFVISHSHLTVFGTFVVWAIGGTIYVLPKLVKRPLWSPRLGNWSFWLITFGISLMGLDLTMAGLQQGYMLMAGVEWLDSLVAIRPYWLVRTIAGISMDIGMSLLVYNLMRTALSAEPATAPGAAGAVRGAST, encoded by the coding sequence ATGACCGCCGCCCGCGCGACATCGGCCGCATCCGAGGCCTTTCCCGACCTGGATTCGCTGATCGACCGCGGGCTTGTCCTCAAGTGGCTCTACTGGGGACTGTTCTGGCTGATGTTCACGCCCAGCATCGGCGTGACCATCTCCAGCCTGTTCAACTTCCCCGACTACCTGGGCACCTCGCAATACCTCACCTTCGGCCGCTTGCGGCCGATGCATGTCAATGGCGTGATCTTCGGCGCCTTCTCCACGCTGTTCATCGGGCTGTGCCACTACCTGCTGCCGCGCCTGTGCGGCGTGCCGGTCTGGAAGGGCCACTGGGGGCACTGGCTGGTGTGGATCTGGAACCTGGGACTGATCGCCGGGATGGCGTCGCTGATGCTCGGCTACAACCAGGGACTGGAAGCCGGCGAGTTCCCGCTGGCGATCGACGCGGTGATCTTCTTCGTGGTCTCGGTCACGACCGTGCAGTTCCTGATGACCATCGCCCACCGGCGCGAACCCCAGCTCTACGTGGCGGTGTGGTACCTGATCGGCGCCTTTGTCTGGACCGTGATGAACCTGGTGCTGGGCAGCTTCATCCTGCCCTACGCCATCACCGGCATCAACAGCGCCGCCTTCCACGGCCTGTTCATCCACTACATCGTGGGCTTGTGGATCACGCCGGCGGGCTACGTGCTGATCTACTACTTCCTGCCGGCGAGCGTGCAGAACCCGGTCTACAGCCACAAGCTGTCGCTGGTGGGGTTCTGGTCGCTGGCCCTGTTCTACCCCTTCGTCGGCATCCATCACTACCTGTACAGCCCCATCGCCGACTGGGCCGAGACGCTGGCGATCATTACCTCGATGCTGCTGATCGTGCCGGTCTGGACGGTGCTGCAGAATTTCTTCGGCACCATGATCGGCCGCTGGCACACCTTCACCCAGAACCTGACCGCCAAGTTCCTGATCATGGGCTCGCTGATGTACCTGGTGGGCTGCTTCCAGGGCTCCACCGAGGCGCTGCGCTCGATCCAGCAGCCCACGCACTTCAGCGACTTCGTCATCTCGCACTCGCACCTGACGGTGTTCGGCACCTTCGTGGTGTGGGCCATCGGCGGCACCATCTATGTGCTGCCCAAGCTGGTGAAGCGGCCGCTCTGGTCGCCCAGGCTGGGCAACTGGTCGTTCTGGCTGATCACCTTCGGCATCAGCCTGATGGGACTGGACCTGACCATGGCCGGCCTGCAGCAGGGCTACATGCTGATGGCGGGCGTGGAATGGCTGGACTCGCTGGTGGCGATCCGGCCCTACTGGCTGGTGCGCACCATCGCCGGCATCTCGATGGACATCGGCATGTCGCTGCTGGTCTATAACCTGATGCGCACCGCGCTCTCGGCCGAGCCGGCCACGGCACCGGGCGCGGCCGGTGCCGTACGAGGGGCGTCGACATGA
- a CDS encoding cbb3-type cytochrome c oxidase subunit II, with product MTRRRPDGRYGLRYYALVAGFGCISLAAFVQGVLPMLEPQSRTDKVTQVVRTDLGELKWTEARATDYSPLQLRGREVYTREGCWYCHSQFVRPVTGETRRWGPVSQAGEYAFDLPHLFSTRRIGPDLSRVGLKYSDAWHLAHFWDPRMLSPDSIMPRFSALFSGPHTAKLVTDPQSRRTIENTPETRLLFDFGSSETIALTPNSAGLLYVPERGKYPVILTPNKEFEGETVILIADTEDLRALVAYLQKLGTNRGKWRDRFEPQQMEASQTSLPRSEEWIAHGKNVYERRCLGCHGVKGDGNGPAAAFMQQDRPRNFTLGVFKFRLTPSGSMPDDGDLLRTITRGVRGTAMPSWHELPEKDRLAVIQYIKYVLAADRSNPDKPYYYFLEEPPLAPIFIGVPPKPSAETIQRGKQAWDRAKCWECHGRGGKGDGEKAAGLKDDFGFPIPPANLTTGQFKSGASVKDIFRTISTGLSGTPMPSFSDTVSEEDRWALSYFVLSLSAYTDPLTGEPLPIPPGQKAALNDPALRADESHHAYRPAPAGQPAEHGTYAGEAWARRHGFVFADER from the coding sequence ATGACCCGGCGCCGCCCGGACGGCCGCTACGGCCTGCGCTACTATGCCCTGGTCGCGGGCTTCGGCTGCATCTCGCTGGCGGCCTTCGTGCAGGGCGTGCTGCCGATGCTGGAGCCGCAGTCGCGCACCGACAAGGTCACCCAGGTGGTGCGCACCGACCTGGGCGAGCTCAAGTGGACCGAGGCTCGTGCCACCGACTACTCCCCGTTGCAGCTGCGCGGCCGCGAAGTCTATACGCGCGAAGGCTGCTGGTACTGCCATTCGCAGTTCGTGCGCCCCGTCACTGGCGAGACCCGGCGCTGGGGCCCGGTGTCCCAGGCCGGCGAATACGCCTTCGACCTGCCGCACCTGTTCTCGACCCGCCGCATCGGCCCCGACCTGTCGCGCGTCGGGCTGAAGTACAGCGACGCCTGGCACCTGGCGCACTTCTGGGATCCGCGCATGCTCTCGCCCGACTCGATCATGCCGCGCTTCTCCGCGCTGTTCTCCGGGCCGCATACCGCGAAGCTGGTGACCGACCCGCAGAGCCGCCGCACCATCGAGAACACGCCCGAGACCCGGCTGCTGTTCGATTTCGGCAGCAGCGAAACCATCGCGCTGACCCCCAATTCGGCCGGCCTGCTCTATGTGCCGGAACGCGGCAAGTACCCGGTGATCCTGACCCCGAACAAGGAATTCGAAGGCGAGACCGTGATCCTGATCGCGGACACCGAAGACCTGCGCGCGCTGGTGGCCTACCTGCAGAAGCTCGGCACCAACCGCGGCAAGTGGCGCGACCGCTTCGAGCCCCAGCAGATGGAAGCATCGCAGACCAGCCTGCCGCGCTCGGAGGAATGGATCGCGCACGGCAAGAACGTGTACGAGCGCCGCTGCCTGGGCTGCCATGGCGTCAAGGGCGACGGCAACGGGCCGGCGGCCGCCTTCATGCAGCAGGATCGCCCGCGCAACTTCACGCTGGGCGTGTTCAAGTTCCGGCTCACGCCGTCAGGCTCCATGCCGGACGACGGCGACCTGCTGCGCACCATCACGCGCGGCGTGCGCGGCACGGCGATGCCCAGCTGGCACGAACTGCCGGAAAAGGACCGGCTGGCCGTGATCCAGTACATCAAGTACGTGCTGGCGGCCGACCGCAGCAACCCCGACAAGCCCTATTACTATTTCCTCGAAGAGCCGCCGCTGGCGCCGATCTTCATCGGGGTGCCGCCCAAGCCGTCGGCCGAAACCATCCAGCGCGGCAAGCAGGCCTGGGACCGCGCCAAATGCTGGGAATGCCACGGCCGCGGCGGCAAGGGCGACGGGGAGAAGGCAGCGGGGCTCAAGGACGATTTCGGTTTCCCGATCCCGCCGGCCAACCTGACCACCGGCCAGTTCAAGTCCGGGGCCTCGGTAAAGGACATCTTCCGCACCATCAGCACGGGCCTGTCGGGCACGCCGATGCCGTCGTTCAGCGACACGGTGTCCGAGGAGGACCGCTGGGCGCTGTCCTACTTCGTCCTGTCCCTGTCGGCCTACACCGATCCGCTGACCGGAGAGCCGCTGCCGATTCCGCCCGGGCAGAAGGCGGCACTGAATGACCCCGCCCTGCGCGCCGACGAATCGCACCACGCCTATCGCCCGGCGCCGGCCGGACAGCCGGCGGAGCACGGCACCTATGCCGGCGAGGCGTGGGCCAGGCGGCATGGTTTCGTCTTCGCCGACGAGCGCTAG
- the ccoS gene encoding cbb3-type cytochrome oxidase assembly protein CcoS, protein MAELTFLQFVVAFFMSLGAVCLFIWAVLSGLFEDVEAIKYKAYRAEVDDDENDENDETETSSHA, encoded by the coding sequence ATGGCCGAACTCACCTTCCTGCAATTCGTGGTGGCCTTCTTCATGAGCCTGGGCGCGGTCTGCCTGTTCATCTGGGCCGTGCTCTCGGGGCTGTTCGAGGATGTCGAGGCCATCAAGTACAAGGCCTACCGGGCCGAAGTCGATGACGACGAGAACGACGAGAACGACGAGACGGAGACCTCCAGCCATGCCTGA